Part of the Nicotiana sylvestris chromosome 5, ASM39365v2, whole genome shotgun sequence genome is shown below.
ACCTTAAAGATCACAAACACAAACTAATCAACAGATTCGTCACGTTCTCCTTCAAAGGCCCACTTATTTTTCTCATAAACCTTTACCTCTTCCTCTTCTGTGTAATCATTAGTTACATTAAATATCTTCCTAACAGCCTTCACCGACTTGTTCTTAATTCTATCAGCAATTGTCTGACATAAAAACTCAAATAAGCCCTTAATGCTAAGGTAATTAGCAAAAAATAGAACTTCAAATAGGTTTTTAAAGCTAGTGTTCACGAATTTCTTGTCGAAAATTTTGATGTCTTCGAAGTTTTTGATATCAGAAGAGAAGAGAGCACTGATTGAAGCAAATTGAGGCCAAGATTTTCTAAAAGTAGACGAAAGTAAAACTGGAATTCCCACAGGGAAGCAGATCTTCgtcctctctctttttctctctgtTTCTGTGTTTTGGACCTCCCTTCCCTTATGTTGAAGATCTGAAGGGTCGTCTGAAAGTGCACAGGGAggacatgtatcaaagtagagagagaaagaaaaaagtatAACTGAATAgcatatttagtggcttaggtGTAGGAGGTAACCAAATTAGATATTTtactataaacattaaaaggtatctatagaatataattttttaaaatggtatttatttaaaataaataaggtgttaacctttgctataggaggtaaacaTTCCTTTATTTTATGGGAACCAAACATGTTGTCTTGGTAAATGTTGCCAGAATTGACCCAACAATTGTTTAATTTAGATGGGCTAAAAGGTACATGTCCATTCACTAATTAAAATTACAATACCTCCGAATTCAATAATCCAAGTGGATTCACAAATGAAGATCAGTGATCTAgttatgtgatgacccaagaggtcatctTTTATT
Proteins encoded:
- the LOC104210500 gene encoding SKP1-like protein 3; translation: MQRRSEAERSAAAGSRIAAAATADDPSDLQHKGREVQNTETERKRERTKICFPVGIPVLLSSTFRKSWPQFASISALFSSDIKNFEDIKIFDKKFVNTSFKNLFEVLFFANYLSIKGLFEFLCQTIADRIKNKSVKAVRKIFNVTNDYTEEEEVKVYEKNKWAFEGERDESVD